In Vigna radiata var. radiata cultivar VC1973A unplaced genomic scaffold, Vradiata_ver6 scaffold_556, whole genome shotgun sequence, the genomic stretch tttgaactcaatgtttctctttttcttttgcctttcactttccccatacaacctgttaagtccctggcaagtgtaccagatcgttatcaagtaatataaacgggtaagtccgagtattgttttcccaaaggactcttaggccttaactttcatgtaacctaattgcgtaagactttAGAAGAGAATAATATgggtggttgtatgcaaagaacaaaaataaacatgcaatgcaattgattcaattggtttttgagaactatggatgaatggtgttgttggggtttacaatttcatcttatccactctcatatatctactcttctattttacttcacttatttatccaattgacatgcatactttctcaattacccttaacccaattccttggtgaaaagagcctattaccaattaccgacttgctatccctagcctcccctactCGGTGGACAGTTTCCGCACGCTGACGAGTATGTTCAAAAAGCAATACTCCACCAACCGACACGAGGAGGTTACTACGGCCGAGTTAGTCAATCTCAGACAGGGGAAAGCCGAAACTCTTAGAGCTTTCATGCATCGATACAATCATGCCGCTCGGAGGATAAACGGCGCCAGCCCGGAGTTCATCATTAGCAGTCTACCAAATTGCCTAAAAGCGGGTTTTGTCTCAGAAAGCCTATATGCCAAGTTGCCCAAAACACTAGAAGAATTGCAACAAAAAATGGCCAAATTTATCAAGATGGAAGACCAGCAGATCTTTTGGAAACAACAGCATGAAGAACACCCGGTGAACGGAAACAAGAAAGAGGGGAAGCGACGGGTAGAGAGCGCCCGGGATCAGAAACCCCCAGCGAGTCTAAACCCTAGGTACGATCGCTATGCGTACCTCACTGTCCCTAGAGAAAAGGTGCTGGAGAGGGCTTTGCAGACCAACCTAatctttcaaagaagaaaatttccacCTAAGAATGTGGACCCGGCGCAGATTTGCCGATTCCATAATTCAGGAGGCCATACCACTGAAAGCTATCAAACTCTCAAAGATGAACTGGAAAAGCTAATCTGCGCCGGACACCTCCGAGAATTCGTAAAAGAGGAAGCCACCCGCACCGGACACTCCCCCAGAAAGTCGCGGAGAAGCCCAGAGCATGCGAAGCAGAAGGGTAACCACTCACGCGACCGTTCCCGTAGTCCCCCAAGACATAGGTCTCATAGCTGACCTAGGGAGCGGGATCTCACAGTAAAGGGCATGATCGATACTATTTCGGGTGGATTTGTTGGAGGAGGTGCGTCATCCTCAGCCCGAAAGAGACATTTGAGGAGCCTACACAGCGTTCATTCGGTGGTACGAAATCCAGTGTCAATGCCCGTGATAACTTTCACCGATAAGGATTTCCATGCACCAGATCCTGACCAAGATGATCCTATGGTCATCACCGCCCGCATTGCACAATACAATGTAGGTAAAGTCCTCGTGGACCAAGGCAGTTCAGTCAATATACTATACTGGACAACATTCCGAAGAATGGAAATTGCAGAAGATGTCATTGCCCCATTTAGTGAGCAAATTGTTGGCTTCGTCGGAGAAAGGGTAGACACCCGGGGGTATCTCGACTTACGAACCCGCCTGGGGACAGATGATGATGGAAAGGAACTTCGAGTTCGATTCTTGCTAGTTGAAGCAGACACGTCCTACAACGCTCTCCTTGGGCGTCCTTGCCTAAATGCCTTTGGGGCAATTGTCTCCACTCCACATTTGGCAATGAAATTTCCCACAGATAGAGGAAATATATGCACCGTTCGGGCAGATCAGAAAACCGCCCGTCAATGTTACGTAGTCGGTCTTAAAGTCAAACCTTTCAGAGGCGAAAAGCGTACTGAAGCTATTCTGATTGATCTCGACCCCAGGACCAACATGGACGAGCAAATACAACCACAAGGCGAGATAAAGCCTTTCATAGTGGGAAGAAACGAACAACAAACTACCTCCATCAGGGACGGCCTTCAGTCGTTTGAAGAAAATGCGTTGAAGGAGTTATTAAAAGGCAACAACGACCTGTTCGCCTGGAGCGCATCCGATATGCCCGAAATCCATCCCAGCATCATTGCACATAAACTCTCCATATTCCGAGAGGCCCGGCCGGTGTCGTAGAAAAAACGGAGATTTGGTGATGAAAAGCGGACGACCATTAGAGATGAAGTTGATTCATACGTGAATTGACCTACACTACATGGCTATCTAATTTGGTCATGGTGAAAAAGGCGAATGGACAATGGAGAATGTGTGTGGACTTCACTGATCTCAATAAAGCATGCCCTAAAGATTCTTATCCTCTCCCAAATATTGATCGGCTGGTAGATGGAGCTTCCGGACACACCGTCCTAAGCTTCCTAGACGCTTACTCGGGGTACAATCAGATCCCGATGCATGCCCCACATCGAGACAAGACGACCTTTATTATAGAGCAAGCCAACTATTGTTTTGAGGTCATGCCGTTCGGCCTCAAGAATGTGGGCGCTACTTATCAACGCCTGATGGATAAGGTCTTCCATAATCAGATAGG encodes the following:
- the LOC106752896 gene encoding uncharacterized protein LOC106752896 is translated as MFKKQYSTNRHEEVTTAELVNLRQGKAETLRAFMHRYNHAARRINGASPEFIISSLPNCLKAGFVSESLYAKLPKTLEELQQKMAKFIKMEDQQIFWKQQHEEHPVNGNKKEGKRRVESARDQKPPASLNPRYDRYAYLTVPREKVLERALQTNLIFQRRKFPPKNVDPAQICRFHNSGGHTTESYQTLKDELEKLICAGHLREFVKEEATRTGHSPRKSRRSPEHAKQKGNHSRDRSRSPPRHRSHS